From Montipora foliosa isolate CH-2021 chromosome 6, ASM3666993v2, whole genome shotgun sequence, a single genomic window includes:
- the LOC138008448 gene encoding uncharacterized protein: MSVTKDEVSDLIRANNNQLMASFKELLKDTAGQIKRANETSTEHQMKEIKKLKFQELHKFKRKANKDQFKFNLKLAETFDSDKSAAEKSNLEKVKSDLEEGEKLLIERQKHILLADKSEYRWSTVEEYKQHDLADDSEDEKRIHGADRRARAATFSRKKKKSSAMAATKTSSPLSRSVSSLSSHSQPLSFQPAATNSAFPSRRPNIGTCFACGKAGHWRACCPVMTTQSNSSTSK, translated from the coding sequence atgtcggttaccaaagaCGAAGTGTCCGACCTAATTAGAGCCAACAACAATCAGTTAATGGCCTCCTTTAAGGAGCTGCTCAAGGACACTGCAGGTCAGATTAAGCGTGCCAACGAGACTTCGACAGAACATCAAATGAAAGAGATCAAGAAACTGAAATTTCAAGAGCTGCAtaagtttaaaagaaaagccaACAAGGACCAGTTCAAGTTCAATCTCAAGCTTGCGGAAACCTTCGACAGCGATAAGTCTGCCGCTGAGAAGTCCAACCTTGAGAAAGTCAAGTCTGACCTCGAAGAAGGTGAGAAATTGCTCATCGAACGGCAGAAGCATATTCTTCTCGCCGACAAGTCTGAATACCGTTGGAGTACAGTCGAAGAATACAAACAACACGATCTAGCAGATGATTCAGAGGACGAAAAACGCATCCACGGTGCTGATAGACGTGCCCGTGCAGCTACGTTTTCTCGAAAGAAGAAGAAGTCTTCAGCAATGGCTGCGACTAAAACATCTTCCCCGCTCAGCAGGTCGGTTTCATCTTTAAGTTCCCATTCACAACCTCTGTCCTTCCAGCCAGCCGCGACCAATTCCGCTTTCCCGTCTCGTCGTCCTAACATTGGCACATGCTTCGCTTGTGGAAAGGCCGGCCATTGGCGTGCCTGCTGCCCCGTGATGACAACACAGTCCAACTCTTCAACTTCAAAGTGA